The following are from one region of the Magallana gigas chromosome 4, xbMagGiga1.1, whole genome shotgun sequence genome:
- the LOC105328108 gene encoding uncharacterized protein, translating to MDPQNSAQDVHRCDLCETAIVHSYCDFCHVNLCMLCVIDHISDGYDGYDKHEIVPFQERLPTLIYPKCRTHSQKNCEFQCKDCDEILICSSCTASAQHRGHTFLEVSEVYNTKKEILGKDTKEFQNIISPTYEEIALDLENQLANLDGGYEKLTTTMSKQGEQWHREIDITINKMKTEISEIKIKHRDILQKHLDGIKQIQSLIKEALHTLKEMEYSTEVFPIIEYSSKVREFSKLPPKVQVSLPTFISKPIDREKLCSLVGQITPLSTATEENTWSPNQPNTSVRELLDEPELVATIQTGYEKQRNVTCLKDGSIWTSGMTNGIKCFNTKGSLLQTVKINAEKGPNDIAVDTNGDLLLLLLSNRTAGKVNKIKNGHTEEVFKLEGWGPCKLCVTSTGDLLVTMFSDYETQSKVVRYSGSTEKQTIQFDDEGKPLYSGNEYSKYITENRNHDICVADWAAGAVVVVNQDGKLKWRYTGRLTDTKNKQFRPWGITTDSQSRILTADWSNLCIHILDQNGQFLRYIDNCGLEDPYGLCVDNNDNLFVCEYNKWNVKKIKYCT from the coding sequence ATGGATCCCCAAAACAGTGCCCAGGATGTGCAtcgatgtgacctttgtgagaccgccatagtacacagctactgtgacttttgtcatgtcaacctctgcATGCTCTGTGTAATAGATCACATCTCCGATGGATATgatggatatgacaaacatGAAATAGTTCCTTTTCAGGAACGACTACCAACCCTCATTTATCCGAAATGTAGAACGCATTCACAAAAAAATTGCGAATTTCAGTGCAAAGATTGCGATGAAATATTGATTTGTTCTTCTTGTACGGCATCTGCACAACATAGAGGGCATACATTCCTAGAAGTGTCagaagtttacaatacaaagaAAGAAATTTTGGGAAAAGATACAAAAGAATTCCAAAACATCATTTCTCCTACATATGAAGAAATTGCACTTGATTTGGAAAATCAGCTTGCCAACctggatggaggatatgagaaacttacaacaacaatgtccaaacaaggagagcaatggcacagagaaatcgacatcaccatcaataaaatgaaaactgaaatcagcgagataaaaataaaacacagagACATTCTACAGAAACACTTGGATGGAATTAAACAGATACAGTCTCTCATAAAAGAAGCATTACATACCTTAAAGGAAATGGAATATTCCACGGAAGTATTTCCAATCATTGAATACAGTTCTAAGGTCAGAGAGTTTAGCAAGCTTCCACCCAAGGTCCAGGTATCGCTGccaacatttatttcaaaaccaaTAGATCGCGAGAAGCTGTGTAGTTTGGTTGGACAGATCACCCCATTATCTACTGCTACAGAAGAAAATACCTGGTCACCTAACCAACCAAACACTTCAGTTAGAGAACTACTGGATGAACCAGAGCTTGTTGCCACAATACAGACTGGGTATGAAAAACAACGCAATGTTACCTGTCTTAAAGATGGTAGTATATGGACGAGTGGAATGACCAATGGTATCAAATGCTTCAATACTAAAGGTTCACTTCTCCAGACAGTCAAAATAAATGCAGAAAAAGGGCCAAATGATATAGCTGTAGACACTAATGGTGATCTATTATTATTGCTATTATCCAATCGGACAGCAGggaaagtaaataaaataaagaatggACATACAGAAGAGGTTTTCAAATTAGAAGGATGGGGACCGTGTAAGCTGTGTGTCACATCcactggtgacctcctggttacTATGTTCAGTGATTATGAAACTCAGTCAAAAGTTGTCCGTTACTCgggatctacagagaaacaaaccattcaatttgatgatgaaGGAAAACCTCTGTACTCAGGGAATGAATATAGTAAATACATCACTGAaaacagaaaccatgacatctgtgtagctgactgggcggctggtgcagtagtggtggttaatcaggaCGGGAAACTCAAATGGAGATACACCGGTCGTCTCACAGATACCAAGAACAAACAATTTAGACCCTGgggtatcacaacagacagtcagagtcgtaTCCTAACAGCAGACTGGAGCAACCTttgtatccacattctggatcagaatggacagtttctccgttacattgataactgtggtCTGGAGGATCCTTATGGTTTATGTGTGGATaataatgacaatctgtttgtgtgCGAGTATAACAAATGGAAcgtaaagaaaattaaatattgtacatAG